Proteins found in one Triticum aestivum cultivar Chinese Spring chromosome 4D, IWGSC CS RefSeq v2.1, whole genome shotgun sequence genomic segment:
- the LOC123097145 gene encoding LOB domain-containing protein 24-like: MQEEDQEGGGNNPKRCAACKYLRRRCAHDCVLAPYFPASHPHRYASVHRVFGASNVARLLQSLPVDERAQAAETMAMEAQWRVEDPVYGCTGVISQLQEEILATQCELARTQAQLAIVHAHGAQLQDSTVAFPPPQPQPRRIDGHHVPVAQRQGQEEAAPLLDPDEFLDLDGF; the protein is encoded by the exons ATGCAGGAAGAAGACCAGGAAGGCGGCGGCAATAACCCGAAGAGGTGCGCGGCGTGCAAGTACCTGCGCCGGCGGTGCGCCCACGACTGCGTGCTCGCCCCCTACTTCCCGGCGTCGCACCCCCACCGCTACGCCTCCGTCCACCGGGTCTTCGGCGCCAGCAACGTCGCCAGGTTGCTCCAG aGCTTGCCGGTGGATGAGAGAGCTCAGGCGGCGGAGACGATGGCGATGGAGGCGCAGTGGCGGGTGGAGGACCCGGTGTATGGATGCACCGGGGTCATCAGCCAGCTGCAGGAGGAGATCCTGGCCACGCAGTGCGAACTCGCCAGGACGCAGGCGCAGCTCGCCATCGTCCACGCGCACGGTGCGCAACTGCAGGATTCTACTGTTGCTTTTcctccgccgcagccgcagcctcggCGAATCGACGGTCACCATGTACCCGTCGCGCAGAGGCAAGGCCAGGAAGAGGCGGCGCCGTTGCTTGACCCGGACGAGTTCCTAGATCTCGATGGATTTTGA